The Neoarius graeffei isolate fNeoGra1 chromosome 1, fNeoGra1.pri, whole genome shotgun sequence region GCGTCTTTGTTTGGTGGGAGGTATTGCCCTTAGTTTCAGCCTGACCTTGGCTACCACTAGGTGGTGGTCACTGCCAACATCAGCCCCATGGTAGACTCTGACATCCAGGAGTGATCTCTGCCacttcttattaataataatgtgaTCAATTTGGTTTATGGTATGCCCATCTGGGGGCATccatgtcagtttgtgaatgtttTTGTGAGGAAAGATCATCCCTCCAATTACGCACCTATTACTAAGGTAAAGGTCAACTAATCTTTTCCTGTTGTCATTAATGACTCCGCACCCATGTCGTCCCATTGCATACTCCCTTCCAGAGTTGTCACTCCCAGCTTTGGCATTTATGTCTCCTATAATTAGTAACATGTCATGTTGTGGGACTTTGGAGATTGCCCGTTGCAACTGTTCGTACCATTCATCTTTTGCCTCTTCTTCCGCTTCATTTGTGGGAGCATAGCATTGCAGGACTGTTAGCCTATAGAACCTAGAATCAAACCTTGCTCTAATCAGCCTGTCGCTAATGGGCTCCCACTCTAAGAGagattttgttgtttgtttgttgactaACAGAGCTACACCATTGGTATGTTGGTTGTCTTTGCCTGAGTAGAGGATAGTTACGCCATCACTAGTTGCCTTGTGccctgagccagtccacctacactCGCTTACACCAAGTATGTCTAAGTTGTAGTTTTGCATTTCTCTACTGACTTGTGCTGTTTTTGAGGTTTCATACATTGTACGCACATTCCATGCTCCAATACAAATTGTACTTTTAGGGCCTAGGAGACTCCAATTCAAGCTTCCGGCTTCCTGAGGTAGGCTTTTACCGGGAGCTGTCATGGTGCCTGCATGTTGGCTAGAGCCTCCTCTCTGGCCCTGGGATCTGGTTTCTCTTACAGTTTCGATAACAGGTGTAAAGTTTTACAAGATGGGGTTGTTGACCCCacgccaacccccaacctggaggaccactaGAGATCACTATGGATATTCATTCTAGTAAATCTGAAATTAAAATGATAGTCAAGTCAAAGTCTAAGGAAAAATGGCAAAGTGACTGGAATAATGTTAACACTGGTAGGAAATATCACAGTATTCAAAGGTTTGTGGGTGGTGCAAGACCAACTGCTAGAGCCACTCATGAGGAAGATATTATTTCTAGGATGAGGTTTGGGCACACTGGTTTGAACAGTACTCTATTTCTTTCAAAAAAGCATGCTGATGGAAAGTGTAGTGTATTTGATGCTGTTGAGACCGTAGAGCATGTTATAGAATACTGTATGAAGTTTGACCAGGAGAGGCAGCAACTTATCCAAGAGCTAGAGGCAGAAAGTGtgcctttaaaaataaatacaattcTTCAGAAAAATTCAGGCAAAGTTTGCTTTAggtttttgtttcacttcttgGAAGAATCTGGTCTGATTAGAAtttaggatttatttatttatttatttatttatttattttagtattACTTAGATATCCAGACTCACACTCCATttcggtaggtggcggtaatgcttccAAAAGTTGTTTGCTAATCACCAttaaaaaggaagaagaagaagaagtagacaaatggcccttttccactaccctttttcagctcacttcagctcacttcagcccgacacggctcgcatttcgactaccaaagaacagcatgactcggctcgcttcagccctgcttagcccctaaaactcgcacggttttggagtggggctgaagcgagccaaagcgagccgagtgaggctgggggcgtgagcagacactcccctgtgcactgattggtgaggaggagtgtcctcacatgcccacacataccctgccagcacgctgggatctgtaaacactgtaaacccggaagaagaagaattacgaattatgagaatttctgaagccttatgcgcctcgcctcatctatacgctcttgccagtatctgttggcgttgtcggtgacaacaagccacagcaccaagaccagcaacactaacgactccatgtcctccatgtttattgtttactattctggtcgtgagactaccgcttaaaaggtcactgatgtcactgtttgcgctgcttaacgacatcacgtgatgtccacccactttcgctaactccacccaatgtgtccacccacttccagccagcacggttcagcgcggttgtagtcgaaatgcaactccaacagccccgctcagctcgactcagcccaactcagcacggcacggctcagcccgactcagccgtgtttgtagtggaaaagcggcaaaagtctgatcttcacaacacatgtttgtggaagtgtatcatggcacgaacaaaggagatttctgaggacctcagaaaaagcgttgttgatgctcatcaggctggaaaaggatacaaaaccatctctaaagagtttggactccaccaatccacagtcagacagattgtgtacaaatggaggaaattcaagaccattgttaccctccccaggagtggtcgaccaacaaagatcactccaagagcaaggtgtgtaatagtcagcgaggtcacaaagaaagccaaaagaacattgctgctcatctgcaatttgctaaagatcacgtggacaagccagaaggctattggaaaaatgttttgtggacagatgagaccaatatagaactttttggtttaaatgagaagcgttatgtttggagaaaggaaaacactgccttccagcataagaaccttatcccatctgtgaaacatggtggtggtagtatcatggtttgggcctgttttgctgcatctgggccaggacggcttgccatcattgatggatcaatgaattctgaattataccagtgaattctaaaggaaaatgtcaggacatctgcccatgaactgaatctcaagagaaggtgggtcatgcagcaagacaacgaccctaagcacacaagtcgttctaccaaagaatggttaaagaagaataaagtgaatgttttggaatggccaagtcaaagtcctgaccttgatccaatcgaaatgttgtggaaggacctgaagcgagcagttcatgtgaggaaacccaccaacatcccagagttgaagctgttctgtacggaggaatgggctaaaattcctccaagctggtgtgcaggactgatcaacagttaccggaaacgtttagttgcagttattgctgcacaaggaggtcacaccagatactgaaagcaaaggttcacatacttttgccactcacagatatgtaatattggatcattttcctcaataaatcaatgaccacatataatatttttgtctcatttgtttaactgggttctctttatctacttttagaacctttgtgaaaatctgatgatgttttaggtcatatttatgcagaaatatagaaaattctaaagggttcacaaactttcaagcaccactgtatcttgtagaagcagccacagttcttctggacactttgtcacactcgcttcttcattttccaATTTAGGCTGGCTAAGACTTTTGTACTGTACTTTACATTTGGTGGTTTGTTGATTTGTTGTACACATCTCTACATCTGCTGATAAAAGGATCTGCCCCATCCAACCTGCTCCAGTACAAGAGGCACATTTTGATCATAATCTTGTAAGAACATACCATATGCACGTGTATGAGTTTGTGCATGTGTACGTATGTACGTGCGTACTTATATAAAGCCACACATGCCTTTTCTTCAGAGTTCAGACACTTCTTTTCGTCTTTCTCTTCCTGAGCTGTCTCCTTTACCTTGATGCACCATTAAGGTAGGACTCTCTAAAGACATTATCTATTACTGCTACGAATTAGCTGATGTAAAATGACTTATTCAACTGCTTTAAATAGTTAAAAGGAAAGATTTTTCCAGCTGtttcatattttttttccataatcCCAAATAAAAAACTAAGTGTCCCAGGTGACAGATAAATTAATATTCCCTTCATGGTATCATAGTATTATTATACTTTTGTATTTTAGATAATTAAATCATGGAGACTAAACTGATCAGTGAGCAGCCCAAGCCGCTTCAAATCAGTCCAAGTGGCGAGGAGTGGTCCACCGGCCTCTGCGAGTGTGACAGCATCTGTGACTGTGAGTGAAACAGCTGTTTCTTTCCatgcttttaattttttttaaagtttttatgCAAATTGAATTTGGCACGACATTTTACCTTTTACTGACGGTTAGACGTACATTCCTCATGCAAATAATGTCATATCTTTCATTTATATACATTTCACTGTAGGTACTGAATCAAATCATATGCTTTAAGATTAATACTTGAATAATAAGGCAGGAGTCACTGTCTTTATATACTATATGAAATTAACATGTGAGTGGTGCAGAATTATCAGCAAAATAGTGATGGGTTTTGTGTCTGTCCAGGTTGCTTTGCATTTTGGTGTGTCCCCTGCTTCAACTGCATCACAGCCAGGGACCATGGTGAGTGTTTGTGTCTGCCTCTGCTTGAGTGCtgtggattcgtcccacccattaCCATGGCGATGCGAGTGTCCACCAGACTCACCTATGGTATTGAGGTAAAGATATTTTGGACATTCTGTGCTCAATTATTTCACTGTTTGCTTTATTATTCAACTATTTGCTACTTCTTTGGGTGCAGAGGTCAGGATCAAATACAGGACTCTTCTTTAATCCAAATAATCATCAGTAATCAACAAATACttctaattattaatttaataataATGCGTGTGTAATGTGAAACAAGGCGTTAAAAAAATATATCGACGGAAAGTTAATTGAACCACTGAAGTCAAGAAATACCTCAAAGCTGCACTTGAACGTTTAAGTTTTCTCACCTCCCTACCTTGCTGTTTCACCAGGACACCATATGCAATGACTGTGTGTACGCCTGCTGCTGTGGCCCCTGCACCTGGTGCCAAATAAGACGTGAGATGAAGGCCCGTCACCATCCTGTAACGAGGTTACATATAAAGaaataacatcatcatcatctcctacTATCATCAGATGAATTGTAATGCTATCAGAATCATCCAAGAGACACTTTTGTGGATCCTTTAACAGTTAATCACTATCTGGGGCTCAGGTCTGATATGTGTCAACCAAAATGCTCATGTATGAAGACGTATACTTTCTAAAAACAAGCATTTTGTAAAATGCTCAGTGCCCCTCTTTGTATTTATAATTCtgagatattatattatattatattatattatattatattatattatattatattatattatattatattatattatatccaGTACATTCCTGCCTGGATAGTATTTGTCTATTCCCATTTTTTTCATTGTGCTGATTCTCAAACCCAAAATTCTTTGCTGAAACTGTATCAAAATATGTACACAAGCATAAATAAACGATTGACAGAAACGGTTCCTTTTCTTGTCTGTCCCTATTTCATAATATAAAAATCTACATGATCAGAAGATTCAGAATATATGACTATTCTAATTTTATCTGTCTAgtaaaggcacacacacacacacacacataaaaaaaaacataagtCACTATAACTCTTTAAGACCAGTGCATAATGTTCTAAAACGTCTCCAACAAAAATATCAGCAGTCCTATATTTCATCCAGAGCGAGTCCAGAGGAAAGGTCGTAGTTGTTTTTGGATGTGGGAACTGGAACAGGTGTATAACTGTATCAGCAGTTTGGGAAATAGTCCTATGGGCAGCCTCGGGTAATGCTGAGCCTATCAGCTTTCATATTTTTTGCATTTGGCCCCAAGTACTCACAGTCAACTGAGAGAGCTTCTTTTGGATCTCTCTGTCCATGACCACAAAATCCTTCTTAATGCTTTTCAGGGACAGAGAAGGCCATGTGTACCTGATGTCCTCATATGCACTTCTAACCTAATTATGTCATCAGCTGTGTGCTTTATGAATCACATCTAGGTTGCAGCCATCTCAACATAAAAACATTTTGCAATATATTTTGTGATATTGCAGAGATAAGGGCTTGGTTTGCGACAAAGTACTCAAATGTAAAGTGTTTAAAAGTGTATaaagcaggtggcacggtggtatagtggttagcactgtcacctcacagcaagacggttctgggttcaagcccagtggccgacaggggttcccccacagttaaaagacatgcggttaggttaacatggggcagccatggcctgaagattgggctgaagtgcccttgagcatggcacctaaccccaaactgctccctgggcactgtagcatagctgcccactgctctgggtatatgtgtgtgtgctcattgctcacttgtgtgtgtgtgtgtgtgtgtgtgtgtgtgtgtgtgtgtgtgtgtgtgtgtgcgtgcatgtgtgtgttcactacttcagatgggttaaatgcaaaagttaaatttcactgtgtgcttgagtgttaCATGTTTAaagcacaaccccaattccaaaaaagttgggacaaagtacaaattgtaaataaaaacggaatgcagtaatttataaatatcaaaaactgatattgtattcacaatagaacatagacaacatatcaaatgtcgaaattgagacattttgaaatttcatgccaaatattggctcatttgaaatttcatgacaccaacacatttcaaaaaagttgggacaggggcaataagaggctggaaaagttaaaggaacagctggaggaccaaattgcaactcattaggtcaattggcaataggtcattaacatgactgggtataaaaagagcatcttggagtggcagcggctctcagaagtaaagatgggaagaggatcaccaatccccctaattctgtgccgacaaatagtggagcaatatcagaaaggagttcgacagtgtaaaattgcaaagagtttgaacatatcatcatctacagtgcataatatcatcaaaagattcagagaatctggaagaatctctgtgcataagggtcaaggccggaaaaacatactgggtgcccgtgatcttcgggcccttagacggcactgcatcacatacaggcatgcttctgtattggaaatcacaaaatgggctcaggaatatttccagagaacattatctgtgaacacaattcaccgtgccatccgccgttgccagctaaaactctatatttcaaagaagaagccgtatctaaacacgatccagaagcgcagacgtcttctctgggccaaggctcatttaaaatggactgtggtaaagtggaaaactgttctgtggtcagacgaatcaaaatttgaagttctttatggaaatcagggacgccgtgtcatttggactaaagaggagaaggacgacccaagttgttatcagcgctcagttcagaagcctgcatctctgatggtatggggttgcattagtgcgtgtggcatgggcagcttacacatctggaaagacaccatcaatgctgaaaggtatatccaggttctagagcaacatatgctcccatccagacgacgtctctttcagggaagaccttgcattttccaacatgacaatgccaaaccacatactgcatcaattacagcatcatggctgcgtagaagaagggtccgggtactgaactggccagcctgcagtccagatctttcacccatagaaaacatttggcgcatcataaaacggaagatacaacaaaaaagacgtaagacagttgagcaactagaatcctacattagacaagaatgggttaacattcctatccctaaacttgagcaacttgtctcctcagtccccagacatttacagactgttgtaaagagaaaaggggatgtctcacagtggtaaacatggccttgtcccaacttttttgagatgtgttgttgtcatgaaatttaaaatcacctaatttttctctttaaatgatacattttctcagtttaaacatttgatatgtcatctatgttctattctgaataaaatatggaattttgaaacttccacatcattgcattccgtttttatttacaatttgtactttgtcccaacttttttggaatcggggttgtatttgcatgttatgtgtctacagtatgtggacagtttctctcatctcattatctctagccgctttatccttctacagggtcgcaggcaagctggagcccatcccaactgactatgggcgaaaggcagggtacaccctggacaagtcgccaggtcatcacagggccgacacatagacacagacaaccattcacactcacacctacggtcaatttagagtcaccagttaacctaacctgcatgtctttgggctgtgggggaaaccggagcacctggaggaaacccacgcggacacggggagaacatgcaaactccacacagaaaggccctcgccggccccggggctcgaacccaggaccttcttgctgtgaggcgacaacgctaaccactacaccaccgtgccgccccctgtggaCAGTTTATAAATGTTATATAAGttaaaatatttttgttttgCAAAAATGTATTTGCAAATGATCAAAGAAAAATGTGCACCTGAAAATAACAAAGGACCAAATGAAATCCAACAGTATATTAAAAATGTAATAAGCCTGGAAATGTGTGCTGGGACTTGAACTCCCAACCTTCTTATCAATAACCCAGCACCTTAAACACTGAGTGTAATCAGTGTCTCATCAGCTTCATCAATGTAATAAAAAATTTTGCAAAACAATCCAGCTATTTCGTCTTATTTTGTCCTGGGGTTAAATCCTATTAACTTAAACTatataaacaaaattggtaatgaA contains the following coding sequences:
- the LOC132888833 gene encoding placenta-specific gene 8 protein-like translates to METKLISEQPKPLQISPSGEEWSTGLCECDSICDCCFAFWCVPCFNCITARDHGECLCLPLLECCGFVPPITMAMRVSTRLTYGIEDTICNDCVYACCCGPCTWCQIRREMKARHHPVTRLHIKK